Sequence from the Deltaproteobacteria bacterium genome:
AAGATAGTTGGTGCGTATTGCCGTGAAAAGATACCGCCGCACGTTCGGGATAAGATAAAGGTCTTTTACACTATTCGTGGTAGCGATGTAAAGGTTGTAGAATCCCGCCCTCACTGGCAGGGTAAGGGAGAATGGACGGAGATGGAAATTGCCCGCATTAAATATGATGCTTCGGCGCTTACCTGGCAGCTCTACTGGAAACGGGCCAATGGAAGATGGATAAAGTATCCCGATTTCAAGCCTGTCTCTGATCTTAAAAAAATCGTTAATGAAATTGAGGCCGATCCCCACTATGTCTTCTGGGGATAAATAATTGTGGTAATTGTGGCTGAAAAAGGAATTCTTTCAAAATGGAATATAACTGGTCGAAGAAGGAAAAAAAGATAGCCCGACAGGCTTTCGACAGGGCCTATGAGAGGGAGATGAGGCACCTGGCGGAGAAGGTACGCAAAATGCTGGACGATAACGAAGATGCCAGGGCTGTCTGGCGTATCCTGGATATGCTGCGGGAAGAGGCCAGGGAGACCGATTTCAAGTACGATTACCGGTACTCAGTTCTTATCCTCATCTTCGCCCGTTTATTAAGGGAAGGCTGGCTGATGCTTGAAGATCTGGAAGGGATCAGCGAAGAAAAGATAGAAAAGATCAGGGAAGTTGCTAATATCAAATTTTAATAGATCATAAGGCAGCGACCATCAAAACATGAACATAATCAAAGCAGACTTTTCAAACCCAAAGCACTCGGAAGTTATAATAAATCTCTTGAATGAATATGCCCTTCATCCTATGGGTGGCGGCATGATCAAGAAGTCTCTGGCTGCCTTCATGATGATAAAAACAGCTCAAGGCTACCAGATTCTGCCGGATATCCTATCCTGTTTTGACGATAAACAACTCCCTGATTAGGGGCACAATTACTGTGTATCTGCAACCGTTCCGTTTTCCTCCTAACGCTATCAATTCATCATTATTTTTTCTGATTTTGGTTTTTATTCGTTAAAAAAGTGTCATATCGAGGCACAAAGTATGATATAAGGTTGAATATTATATCAATTATGGTACAGGACGTGGCCTTGGCTATCTTATAATAAAGATAGATTCATTCATTAACGATCATAAATATTCACATTCGGGGAGGATCATACTGATGAAGTTAAAAGATACTTTACGTTATCGCTTTGATACATTTATGGCCAAAGGTGGTGTTTCAATATTTACCAGCCTCGTTGCTGTCTTTTTAACAATATTTTTCATACTGGCGCTGTTGCGCGGCATATTGCTCAATATTTTTCCTATAGAAATGCTTCAGCATAAGCTTGATTTCTGGGGCAATATTTATATTACCTTCCTTGAGTTGACTGATCCCGGCAATATGGCCCAGGACATTGAGTCAGCGCCATGGTTTAAAGTTGTTGCTATCCTGGCAGGTCTTTCAGGGGTGATAATGTTTTCTGCTCTTATTGCGTTTATTACGACAGCGCTTGACCAAAAAATTAATGAGCTTAAACGTGGCCACTCTAAAGTTATTGAAAAAGATCATACCCTCATATTAGGTTGGAATGAACAACGTATTGTTGAGATTATCCGTGAGTTAGTTATGGCCAACGAGAGCGAAGCAGACGGCTGTGTCGTTGTTTTAGCAGACGTAGATAAAGAACAAATGGATGATGTACTTAGGCTGCATTTACCAAATACGCTAAACACACGCATAGTCACCCGAAGCGGCAATACATCCTCATTGGCTAACCTTGAAGTTGTTTCGGTCAATACATGTAAATCTATTATTATTCTGGCAACCTGCGATGATATGGCTGCTGCACAAGATAAAAGCGCGAGTGACGCCAAGGTAATACAAAGTATTTTAGCGTTAAACAATATTGCAGAAGATAAAAAAGAACTTAATATTATTGCAGAAATATACAACCATACACATCGAAGCATCATCGAAAATAACTACAAGGAAAGTGTCATCACCATAGATACAAGCGATATATTGGCGAAAGTACTGGTACAAACATCCCGGTCGGTAGGCTTATCCGTTGTATATAATGAATTACTTTCCTTTGATGGCTGTGAACTGTATTTTCATCATGACCAATGGAATGGTATCTTATTTAAAGATTTGGTATATCGTTTTCCCGATGGCGTTCCTTTGGGAATTCGTCACCATGACGGCAAATTAACACTTAATCCTGACCTTAACTACTCACTAAAAGCAGACGATGATATTTTAATCGTTGCAGATGATGATTCCACTATTGACTTTAAATCAAAAGCTGTAGCCACACCCCAAAAGCTTCATCTTGCCGACCGTCGTAATGCACAGCGTGTAGAAAAAGAACTTATACTGGGTTGGACAAATAAATCTTATACCATTCTGGAACAATATGCAGATTATGTTAAACCTGGCAGCCAAATCGATATTATGCTTAATAATCCTGCTGACATTGTGCGCAAAGAAATAAAAAAAGCGCAAGAGTCACTTGATGGCATCAATTTAACGCTTGTAGAAAAAGATAGACTAAACAGAGAAGAATTAATGTCTATGGAGCCTTTTACTTACGATAA
This genomic interval carries:
- a CDS encoding DUF3024 domain-containing protein, yielding MALSELEQQRVEKIVGAYCREKIPPHVRDKIKVFYTIRGSDVKVVESRPHWQGKGEWTEMEIARIKYDASALTWQLYWKRANGRWIKYPDFKPVSDLKKIVNEIEADPHYVFWG